Proteins from a genomic interval of Symmachiella macrocystis:
- a CDS encoding SRPBCC family protein has translation MAEFERSIVVTSGLEEVFDFLLRPKNVTRISPPDMGLNFVNAPEVVELGSIMEFKVLARGVVQQITHEITHLDRPTSFIEKQVQGPFKQWQHEHAFEATGEGVTIIDRISFEPPGGLIGLLVTEESILDSLDDGFAHRHAQLQKLLGNES, from the coding sequence ATGGCGGAATTTGAACGTAGCATCGTCGTTACGAGTGGACTGGAAGAAGTGTTTGATTTTCTGCTCCGTCCCAAAAATGTGACCCGCATCAGTCCCCCCGATATGGGGCTGAACTTTGTGAATGCGCCTGAAGTGGTCGAACTGGGCAGCATCATGGAGTTCAAGGTGCTCGCCCGCGGGGTCGTGCAGCAGATCACTCACGAAATCACGCATCTCGACCGCCCGACGAGTTTCATCGAAAAGCAGGTCCAGGGACCGTTCAAGCAATGGCAGCATGAACATGCATTTGAAGCAACGGGTGAGGGTGTGACGATTATCGATCGCATTTCCTTCGAACCGCCCGGCGGATTGATCGGTTTGCTGGTGACCGAAGAGTCGATTTTGGATTCCTTAGACGACGGGTTTGCGCACCGGCACGCACAATTGCAAAAACTGCTGGGCAACGAAAGCTAA
- the miaA gene encoding tRNA (adenosine(37)-N6)-dimethylallyltransferase MiaA yields the protein MQFSPDILPRCQFLAGPTACGKTATALRLAEQLSAEIVSLDSMAIYRGMDIGTAKPDPAEQARIPHHMLDVVDPHEEFSVADYVAQAQVVCEEILNRGRVPLFVGGTGLYLRAVLRGVFEGPSADWELRKQLDQFGKEHGAGSLHRRLAEVDPATAARLHPNDLRRIVRALEVHELTGKPLSAQQQQGPLPSEQRPANVFWISPPRDWLYQRINLRVEQMIAAGLVEEVRGLLTISPPMANTARQALGYKEIIEHLEQRTTLPAAIETLQTRTRQFAKRQHTWFRNLEECRELEINGTESPDELAERFVQSSKTSSQST from the coding sequence ATGCAGTTTTCGCCCGATATTTTGCCCCGCTGTCAATTTTTGGCCGGTCCGACCGCCTGTGGAAAAACAGCAACGGCGTTGCGGCTGGCGGAGCAATTGTCGGCGGAGATCGTCTCGTTGGATTCGATGGCCATCTACCGCGGCATGGATATCGGCACCGCCAAGCCAGATCCCGCAGAACAGGCCCGCATCCCGCATCACATGCTCGACGTCGTCGATCCGCACGAAGAATTCAGCGTAGCAGATTACGTCGCCCAGGCGCAAGTCGTGTGCGAAGAGATCCTAAATCGCGGCCGAGTTCCATTGTTTGTGGGGGGGACAGGCTTGTATCTGCGCGCCGTCTTACGAGGTGTCTTCGAAGGCCCGTCGGCGGATTGGGAATTGCGGAAACAACTCGACCAATTCGGAAAAGAGCACGGCGCCGGATCACTGCATCGTCGATTAGCGGAAGTCGATCCGGCGACTGCCGCCCGGTTGCACCCCAATGATCTGCGACGGATCGTTCGCGCCCTAGAAGTGCACGAACTGACCGGCAAGCCACTCTCCGCACAACAACAACAAGGCCCGCTGCCCAGCGAGCAACGCCCCGCAAACGTATTTTGGATCTCCCCGCCGCGCGATTGGCTGTACCAGCGAATTAACCTCCGCGTCGAGCAAATGATCGCTGCCGGGTTGGTCGAGGAAGTCCGCGGACTCTTAACGATTTCACCACCAATGGCCAACACAGCGCGGCAGGCGCTGGGTTATAAAGAAATCATCGAACACTTGGAGCAGCGAACCACATTGCCCGCAGCCATCGAAACCCTACAAACCCGCACCCGCCAATTCGCCAAACGGCAACACACCTGGTTTCGCAACTTAGAAGAATGCCGCGAGTTGGAAATCAACGGAACCGAATCACCGGACGAACTGGCCGAGCGATTCGTACAATCCAGCAAAACATCCAGCCAAAGCACCTAA